In a genomic window of Meriones unguiculatus strain TT.TT164.6M chromosome 8, Bangor_MerUng_6.1, whole genome shotgun sequence:
- the Sox10 gene encoding transcription factor SOX-10 isoform X1: MLPSAAAQSLSQSRAVQPGCLVVRIQAPSRQGSGLRLRAPQPLPPSPSASLPSPELDRTPWDTVFHFLRTSPRLEERSEEVGVGLFARTPAAGPGEAAEAAAAAGSDMAEEQDLSEVELSPVGSEEPRCLSPGSAPSLGPDGGGGGGGGGGGSGLRASPGPGELGKVKKEQQDGEADDDKFPVCIREAVSQVLSGYDWTLVPMPVRVNGASKSKPHVKRPMNAFMVWAQAARRKLADQYPHLHNAELSKTLGKLWRLLNESDKRPFIEEAERLRMQHKKDHPDYKYQPRRRKNGKAAQGEAECPGGEAEQGGAAAIQAHYKSAHLDHRHPEEGSPMSDGNPEHPSGQSHGPPTPPTTPKTELQSGKADPKRDGRSLGEGGKPHIDFGNVDIGEISHEVMSNMETFDVTELDQYLPPNGHPGHVGSYSAAGYGLGSALAVASGHSAWISKPPGVALPTVSPPGVDAKAQVKTETAGPQGPPHYTDQPSTSQIAYTSLSLPHYGSAFPSISRPQFDYSDHQPSGPYYGHAGQASGLYSAFSYMGPSQRPLYTAISDPSPSGPQSHSPTHWEQPVYTTLSRP, translated from the exons ATGCTG ccGTCTGCAGCGGCTCAGTCGCTCAGTCAGTCTCGGGCTGTCCAGCCAGGGTGTTTGGTGGTGAGGATTCAGGCTCCGTCCAGACAAGGCAGTGGCCTGAGGCTCAGGgccccccagcccctccctcccagtcCATCAGCGTCACTCCCCAGCCCCGAGCTGGACCGCACACCTTGGGACACGGTTTTCCACTTCCTCAGGACGAGCCCCAGACTGGAGGAGAGGTCGGAGGAG GTGGGCGTTGGGCTCTTCGCGAGGACCCCGGCGGCGGGCCCGGGGGAGGCTgccgaggcggcggcggcggccgggagCGACATGGCCGAGGAGCAAGACCTCTCGGAGGTGGAGCTGAGCCCCGTGGGCTCCGAGGAACCCCGCTGCCTGTCTCCGGGCAGCGCGCCGTCGCTGGGACCCgacggcggcggcggtggcggcggcggcggcggtggctcGGGCCTGCGAGCCAGCCCGGGGCCCGGAGAGCTGGGCAAGGTCAAGAAGGAACAGCAGGACGGCGAGGCCGACGATGACAAGTTCCCCGTGTGCATCCGCGAGGCCGTCAGCCAGGTGCTCAGCGGCTACGACTGGACCCTGGTGCCCATGCCCGTGCGGGTCAACGGCGCCAGCAAGAGCAAGCCTCACGTCAAGCGGCCCATGAACGCCTTCATGGTGTGGGCGCAGGCCGCGCGCAGGAAGCTGGCCGACCAGTACCCGCACCTCCACAACGCCGAGCTCAGCAAGACGCTGGGCAAGCTCTGGAG GTTGCTGAATGAGAGTGACAAGCGCCCCTTCATTGAGGAGGCCGAGAGGCTCCGGATGCAACACAAGAAGGACCATCCCGACTACAAGTACCAACCTCGGCGGCGGAAGAACGGAAAGGCAGCCCAGGGAGAGGCAGAATGCCCAGGCGGGGAGGCTGAACAAGGAGGGGCCGCTGCCATCCAGGCCCACTACAAGAGTGCCCACCTGGACCACCGGCACCCGGAAGAAGGCTCCCCCATGTCAGACGGGAACCCAGAGCACCCCTCAG GCCAGAGCCATGGCCCTCCTACCCCTCCAACTACCCCAAAGACAGAGCTGCAGTCTGGCAAGGCAGACCCCAAAAGGGATGGGCGCTCCCTGGGGGAGGGCGGGAAGCCCCACATCGACTTTGGCAACGTGGACATCGGGGAGATCAGCCACGAGGTAATGTCCAACATGGAGACCTTTGATGTGACTGAGCTGGACCAGTACCTGCCACCCAATGGGCACCCAGGCCATGTGGGTAGCTATTCAGCAGCTGGCTACGGGCTGGGCAGTGCCCTGGCTGTGGCCAGTGGACACTCTGCCTGGATCTCCAAGCCGCCAGGCGTGGCTCTGCCCACAGTCTCGCCCCCTGGTGTGGATGCCAAAGCTCAGGTGAAGACAGAGACCGCAGGCCCCCAGGGACCCCCACACTACACCGACCAGCCGTCCACTTCCCAGATCGCCTACACCTCCCTCAGTCTGCCCCACTACGGCTCCGCCTTCCCCTCCATCTCACGACCCCAGTTTGACTACTCTGACCATCAGCCCTCAGGACCCTATTATGGCCACGCAGGCCAGGCCTCTGGCCTCTACTCAGCCTTTTCCTACATGGGGCCCTCTCAGCGGCCCCTCTACACGGCCATCTCTGACCCCAGCCCCTCGGGGCCCCAATCCCACAGTCCCACACACTGGGAGCAGCCAGTATATACGACTCTGTCCCGACCTTAG
- the Sox10 gene encoding transcription factor SOX-10 isoform X2, producing MAEEQDLSEVELSPVGSEEPRCLSPGSAPSLGPDGGGGGGGGGGGSGLRASPGPGELGKVKKEQQDGEADDDKFPVCIREAVSQVLSGYDWTLVPMPVRVNGASKSKPHVKRPMNAFMVWAQAARRKLADQYPHLHNAELSKTLGKLWRLLNESDKRPFIEEAERLRMQHKKDHPDYKYQPRRRKNGKAAQGEAECPGGEAEQGGAAAIQAHYKSAHLDHRHPEEGSPMSDGNPEHPSGQSHGPPTPPTTPKTELQSGKADPKRDGRSLGEGGKPHIDFGNVDIGEISHEVMSNMETFDVTELDQYLPPNGHPGHVGSYSAAGYGLGSALAVASGHSAWISKPPGVALPTVSPPGVDAKAQVKTETAGPQGPPHYTDQPSTSQIAYTSLSLPHYGSAFPSISRPQFDYSDHQPSGPYYGHAGQASGLYSAFSYMGPSQRPLYTAISDPSPSGPQSHSPTHWEQPVYTTLSRP from the exons ATGGCCGAGGAGCAAGACCTCTCGGAGGTGGAGCTGAGCCCCGTGGGCTCCGAGGAACCCCGCTGCCTGTCTCCGGGCAGCGCGCCGTCGCTGGGACCCgacggcggcggcggtggcggcggcggcggcggtggctcGGGCCTGCGAGCCAGCCCGGGGCCCGGAGAGCTGGGCAAGGTCAAGAAGGAACAGCAGGACGGCGAGGCCGACGATGACAAGTTCCCCGTGTGCATCCGCGAGGCCGTCAGCCAGGTGCTCAGCGGCTACGACTGGACCCTGGTGCCCATGCCCGTGCGGGTCAACGGCGCCAGCAAGAGCAAGCCTCACGTCAAGCGGCCCATGAACGCCTTCATGGTGTGGGCGCAGGCCGCGCGCAGGAAGCTGGCCGACCAGTACCCGCACCTCCACAACGCCGAGCTCAGCAAGACGCTGGGCAAGCTCTGGAG GTTGCTGAATGAGAGTGACAAGCGCCCCTTCATTGAGGAGGCCGAGAGGCTCCGGATGCAACACAAGAAGGACCATCCCGACTACAAGTACCAACCTCGGCGGCGGAAGAACGGAAAGGCAGCCCAGGGAGAGGCAGAATGCCCAGGCGGGGAGGCTGAACAAGGAGGGGCCGCTGCCATCCAGGCCCACTACAAGAGTGCCCACCTGGACCACCGGCACCCGGAAGAAGGCTCCCCCATGTCAGACGGGAACCCAGAGCACCCCTCAG GCCAGAGCCATGGCCCTCCTACCCCTCCAACTACCCCAAAGACAGAGCTGCAGTCTGGCAAGGCAGACCCCAAAAGGGATGGGCGCTCCCTGGGGGAGGGCGGGAAGCCCCACATCGACTTTGGCAACGTGGACATCGGGGAGATCAGCCACGAGGTAATGTCCAACATGGAGACCTTTGATGTGACTGAGCTGGACCAGTACCTGCCACCCAATGGGCACCCAGGCCATGTGGGTAGCTATTCAGCAGCTGGCTACGGGCTGGGCAGTGCCCTGGCTGTGGCCAGTGGACACTCTGCCTGGATCTCCAAGCCGCCAGGCGTGGCTCTGCCCACAGTCTCGCCCCCTGGTGTGGATGCCAAAGCTCAGGTGAAGACAGAGACCGCAGGCCCCCAGGGACCCCCACACTACACCGACCAGCCGTCCACTTCCCAGATCGCCTACACCTCCCTCAGTCTGCCCCACTACGGCTCCGCCTTCCCCTCCATCTCACGACCCCAGTTTGACTACTCTGACCATCAGCCCTCAGGACCCTATTATGGCCACGCAGGCCAGGCCTCTGGCCTCTACTCAGCCTTTTCCTACATGGGGCCCTCTCAGCGGCCCCTCTACACGGCCATCTCTGACCCCAGCCCCTCGGGGCCCCAATCCCACAGTCCCACACACTGGGAGCAGCCAGTATATACGACTCTGTCCCGACCTTAG